The following is a genomic window from Opitutus sp. GAS368.
AGATCGGGCCGGCCGGGCCGCCCACCTGGCTCCAGTCGGTGATGTCACCGGCGAAGATCTGCTCCACCTGGCGCTTGGTCAGGGCGCCGACGGGGTTGCCGGCGTTGACGATGACGCCGATGCCGTCGTAGGCGACCACGGTCGGCTTGAGCACGATGCCCTTGGCCGTGCCGGCGGACATCTCCGTGGGCTTGGCGCGCCGCGAGGACATGCCGATCTGGGCGGTGCCATCGATGATGGCGGCGATGCCGGTGGTCGAGCCTTCGGCGGCGATCTCAAAGGTCACACCGGGATGGCTGGCATTGTATTCCTCTTTCAGCATGGGCACGAGCTTGGCCCCAAGGGTGTCGGAACCCTTGATGACGAGCTTCTGGGCGTTGAGGGTGGTGACGGCGAGTGCCGCGACCGCGAGAAACGTGAATTTTTTCATGATGGTTTTTCCTGAGGATTAAACTGGTTTAGAAATTGACCTGCATCTGGCTGCGGATGCCCTGGCTCTTGGCCTTGGCCGTGCCGCCGGTGACGGTATCGTTCGACTGGCCGAAGATGTAGCCGAGCTGGAATTTCACGTCGTTGCCGCGGAAGAAGCGGGTGAACCCGAAATACCACTCGTCGAGGTTGTTCATGGTGCCGCCAGACGGAGCCGAGCGGATCCCATCGGCGGTCTGCACGCCGCGACCGTCGGAATTCACATAGCTGTAGCGCGCGGTGTATTCCCAGAACTCACCCATCTTGTAGGAGGGCTGGATGGACCAGGCGCTGCTCTTGGCGTTTTGGGTGGCCGAGACGCCCTGCTGGTTGTCGCTGCCGAAATACTCCAGCTGCAGGTCCCACGGCCCCTCCGAGATCTCGGTGAAGGCGTTGTAGACGGTCAGGTTGTTGCCCTTGCCCGCGAAGGTCGTGCCAAACCCGCCCTGGCCGGGCAGGTAGCCGACGGAGGCGCTGACCACGTAGTTGAGGCCCTCGACGGGCGCGACCTTGTAGCCGACGTTGCCCCAAAAAGCCGGGGAGTTGGTGGCCTGGGTGCCCGCGGAGGCGACGCCGGCGGCGGATTCGTCCCGCTCCGGGTTCGTCACCGCGGCATTATAAAACAGACCGCTGTCGCTCTTGCCGCCGACAAAGACGCCGGTGCGGTAACTGCCGGCGCCGAGGCGGCGGCCGTTGTTGGATTCGACAAAGTAACGGGTGGCCGGCGAACGCTCGATCGCCTTCAGGCTGCCCGATGAGGTATACCATTCCTCCAGGCCGAACGGCACCTTGCGGAAGCCGACGTCCACCGCGAGCGCATCGCTCAGCGTCCAGGTGACCTTGGCCTCGTCGAAGGTCGAGCCGGCGAAGTCATAGTTGATGCTCGAGGACCAGCCGTTGCCGAGGTTCGCCTTGGCGCCGAAGTAGATGCGGCGCAGGAAAAAATGCGAAGTGCTCGCCGGGTTCACCGCCGCTCCGTCGATGTTGGTCGCCAGTCCGGCATACTGAACCTGGATGCGGCCGGCGAGGGTTAGCGAGGCGGTGCTTTTCCCACCCGAGATGGTCGAGGTGACCGCCGTGGCGGCGTCCCTCGCCAGATCCGCCCGGAGAGTCTCACCCTCCTGGTCATTGATGATGCCTTTCTTCACGAGCAGGTCGATCAGCGGGCCGCTGTCTTGGGCGAGGGCGGTGCCGGCGCAAAGGAGCGTGGCGACCAGCGCGAGCAGTTTGGATTTTAGGTTTAACATGATGGGTCGGGCGTGGATGTTGCTAGTAGGTGGAACGTCCCGGTGATTGGGCCGAAACGCGGGCGGATAATAGGGGCCGATTGTTACGGTCTCGTGACGCCCGTGTGACAAACCGGGCAAATGCCGGGCGCAGAGGTGGAACCCGGCCTCCGGACGGGTTGACCCAAAAGCGCGCTCAGAGGTCGCGCTCCACCTTAATTCAGCTCGTCCGCCAGGGCACCTGCGTGTGGCCGCTGCGCTTCTCGGCCCCGCGGCCCTCGAGCAACGCCAGCAGCAGATCGTTCTTCACGAGCATGCCCTTGAGCTGGCCCGTCCCCGGTTCAATGACCGGCAGGGTCTGCCCCGCGTGCTGGGCGAAAATCCGCAGCGCCTCGGCCAGCGGCGCCAGCAGCGACACGGGCGGCACGTCATCGCGCAGCAAATCCCCGGCGATGACATGGGCCGCGATGGCCGGGTCGTTCAGGTAGGGCTTGATGTCGTGCAGCGAGATCGCCCCGGCATAATTGCCCTCGGGCGTGGTCACGTAGATCTCCTCGTGCCGTGTCTGCAGGAACAGGCGGGCAATCTCCTCGAAACGCGCGGTCAGCAACACCGGCGCGGCCTGCGGTTTGGCCAGGTCGGCCACCACGCCGGGCAGCCGCACCGCCTCGGGCGCCTCCGCCGCCTTCTTGTTCAGCGCCTCGCTGTAGAGCGACTGGTCCTCGATGCCGCGCGCCGTGTAATACGCGATCACGCTGCACAGCATCAGCGGCATGATGATGTCGTAGCTCAGCGTCATCTCGAAGAGCATGATGATGGCCATGACCGGGGCGTGGCTCGCCGCCGCCAGCAACGCGCCCATGCCGACGAGGGCGAAAGCCCGCGGGTCCGCCGCGCCCAGCGGCCAGACCTCGTGCACCGCGAACCCGAAAAGATAACCGAGGCTCGCGCCCATGAACAGCGTCGGCGTGAACACGCCACCCGGCGCACCCGACCCGAACGAGGCGGCCGTCGCCACCCACTTGCAAACCAGCACCAGCACGAGGGCCGTCCACACCAGCTGGCCGTTGAGGATCGCCACCACCACGCTGTAGCCGTTGCCGCAGACGTCCGGCACCCACACGGCCAGCCCGCCGACGACCAGGCCGCCCAGCGCCAGGCGGGCCGGCACCGGCAGCTTGGTCCGGGCAAACCAGCCCTCCACCGTCCGCAGCGAGCGCAGGAAGAACGGCGCCAGCGTGCCGGCCAGCAGGCCGAGCACCACGAACGGTCCGATCTCCCACAGCGAGTGCAGGGTGAACGACGGCACGGAGTAAAGCGTATGGGCGTTCGAGAGCGTCCGCATCGTCAGCGTCGCCGCGACGGCCGACACGGCCAGCGGCCCGAGGCTCTCCATCGCAATGGTGCCGAGGATGATCTCGGCCACGAAAAACGACCCGGCGATCGGCGCGTTGTAGGCCGAGGCGATGCCCGCGGCCGCGCCGCACGCCACCAGCAGGCGCAACTGGGGCGCCGACAGGCGGCCGCGCCGGCCCAGCCACGAGGCCACCACCGACGAGAGCTGCACCATCGGGCCCTCGCGGCCGATCGAGCCGCCCGACGCGATGGAGAACAGCGCCGCCGTGCTTTTCACGATGGTCGCGCGCACGGGCAGCCGGCCGCTGCCGATCAGGATCGCCTCCATGTAGTCCGTCGAGCTCTGGCCGCGGTGCAGGCGCTTGCCGAACAGGAGCACCAGTCCCGCCATCAGTCCACCCACCGCCGGGATCGCCAGCCGCTGCCACCAGACCAGGTCGCGGAACGAATCCACGATGCCCTCCGCCGTGCCGGTGAGCATGTAGTGGATGAGCTCGATGCCCCCGCGGAAGGTCAGGGCCGCCAGCGCCCCGAGCACGCCCGCCCCGGCCGCCCAGAAAAGCGTCTCCTGCCACGGCGAAGGCCGCAGCTTCTCGATGATCCACAGCCGCCAACGCAGCAGGCGCAGCAAGCGCTCGTAGATTTGCGGCACCACTTCCTTCACGGCGAAATATCCCCGACACACCCCGCCCTGCGGGCACCCCTCTCCAGAGGGGATTCAAGGCATTGCTGGCGAAAGTCTGGATCCCCTCTGGAGAGGGGTGGCGCGACCGCGCCGGGGTGTGTCGGAGAGCAGCCGGCAACCGATCTCGCCTCCGCCCGGGTTGCTGTGTGTTGCGGCACTTCCACGAAATAACCATGGCCGACTCGGCCCGCCTGACAAGGCTTGTTCCGTCAGGAAGCGACGGGCGGCGTGATCACCGGGACCGGCTCGGCCGGCAGCGCGGGCCCCAGCGGCCCGGTCGCCACCGCGGCGTTGAGCAGCTCGGTCTCGCCGGCCTCCACCGCGCTGAGCTGGATGAGGCTGTTCAACGAGCTGAAATGCTTGGTCCACTCGAAGTCGCCGCTGTGGTGGCCGACCACCTGGTTGAACAGCTGCTTCTTCTCCCCCTTCAACGACTGGATGCGCTCCTCGATCGTGCCGGCCGTCACCATGCGGTAGACGAACACCGTGTTCGTCTGGCCGATGCGGTGCACGCGGTCGATGGCCTGGTCCTCGACCGCGGGGTTCCACCACGGGTCGAGCAGGAAGACGTAGTCCGCCGCGTGCAGCGTGATGCCCGTGCCGGCGGCCTTGAGGCTGACCAGCATCGCCGCCGCGCCCGCCGCCGACTGGAAATCCTTCACCGGCTTCTGCCGGTCCACCGTCATGCCGGTGATCTCGTAGCGCGGCAGGTCCGGGTAATGCTGGTCGAGCGCCGTGCGCACGCGGTCGAGCAGGGTGACGAACTGCGAGAAAATGACGACCTTGTGGCCGCTGGCCACGACCTCGCTGAGCTTTTCCACGAGGAGCTGCAGCTTGCCGCTGTCGGTCAGCGGCGAATTCATCCACGGGAGCAGGTCCGGGTCGCAGCACACCTGCCGCAGGCGGGTGAGCAGGGCGAGGAAGCCGAAGGATTTTTCGCGCAGCGCCAGGCTGATGTCCTCGCCGAGGCGCGCCAGGCCCTCGGTGCAGATGCGGGCATACTCGGCGCGCTGCACCTCGGTGAGCGGGCAGAGCAGGTCCATCTCGACCTTGGGCGGGAGTTCCGTCGCCACCTCGTTCTTGGTGCGGCGCAGGATGAACGGCGCCACCTGCTGGCGCAGGCGGTTCATCGTCCGCTCGCGGTCCAGCACCAGCGCCGACTCGAACCCGGCCCGCGAGCCGAGCAGGCCGGGCAGCAGGTAGCGGAAGATGGACCAGAGATCGAGCTGGCGATTCTCCAGCGGCGTGCCGGTCATCACCAGCCGGTGCCGCGTCTTGATGGCGAAGCAGGCCTGCGTGACCTTGGCGTCGGGGTTCTTGATGAACTGGCCCTCGTCGAGGATGGCGTAGCCGAACTCCGTCGTGTCGAGCAGCGCGCGGTGCTTGCGCAGCTGCGTGTAGCTCGCGAGCCAGATGCACGGCGCCTTGTTGGTCTTGAAATCATTGCCCGATTTCAGGATGTCGACCTTCGCCTCGGGGTAGAAGCGGGCGATCTCCTCGCGCCAGACCGGCACGACGCTGGCGGGACAGACCACAACGTGACGGAACTTGGCCATGGGCCGGGTGCGCAGCAGGGCGATGACCTGCGCGGTCTTGCCGAGGCCCATCTCGTCGGCCAGCAGGCCGTGGCACTCGGTCTCGCACAGGTGGTGCATCCACTCGACGCCGCGGCGCTGGTAGTTGCGCAGATACTCGGGCAGCTCCGGCGGCGTGGCGGGCGGCGTCAGCACCTTCTGGCGCCAGGCTTCGATCTCGGGGCCGAGCGTGACCTTGAGGCGGTGGTCGTTGAAGAGGGAGAAGATCAGGTAGGGAGGGATCTCGCCGGCGGCGGCGGTGTCCTCGAGGTTGCGGCGCCACTGGTTGTAGCCCTCGAGCTTCTCGGGCGTGAGGGTGACGATGCCGAGGTCGGGCAGCAGCATCGGCGTGCGGCCGTGCTTGAGCAACGCGGCGGCCTGCTCGTCGGTCAGCAGCTTCTCGCCGGCGCGGAAAATCCAGCGCAGGTTCAGCCCGCCGTCGCCGCGCCGGTCGGCCACGGCCTCGATCTCGATGGCGCGCGCGCCCTGCTTGATGTTGTCCACCTTGACGTCGAGCTCGATGGCGAACTGCTTTTTCCAGTGCGGCAGCAGGTCGCGCAGGAAGCCCGGGATGTCGGCCAGCGCGTCGAGCGCGTAGGCGTGGGTGGACTGGTTGTAGCGGAAGTGGGCCTTGCGGGCGTAGGTGGCCAGCGCGATGAGCTTGGCGCGCTCGGCGGCGGTCGGCGGGTTGGCGGTGTTGCCGAGCGCGGGGATGCGGCTGCGGCCGCTCTTCCAGTAGGCGAGGAAGACCAGGCCGTCGGCGTTCGTGGTGAAGCTCAGCAGGAGGTCGCGCGCGGGGGCGTCGGGCTTGGGCGCGTCGTTGGCGCCGTTCCCATTGCCGTTGGCGCTGGCGTGATGGCCGTGGGCGGCGGGGCTGGCCTTGGGCAAGGCGCCGGGCAGCAGCGCGGCCATCTCGTCGACCAGCAGTTCCTCGATCTCATGCAAACCGGCGACGGCGATGGCGTTGGCCAGCAGGACGTCGGTCGAGGAGGAGCGGACCTTGATCCGGTCGTTGTCCCACTCGATCACCGCATATTCCTCCTTCTTCTCGACCTTGCGGTGGATGATGGCGTCCTTGGCGCCCAGCTCGACCTCGCGGATCTCGCCGTCGCGATACATGTCATGGCCCCGGTCCACATGGGTCGCGTCAAACTGCCCCTCCCAGTCGACCTCCATGCGGCCGAACCAGAATTCCAAGGATTGCGGAGTATAGATGCGCTTGGGCCCGTGGGTTTGCATCAAGCTAAAAGCCAGACGTTAAAAAGTTCCGCGCCCCCCGCGCAATCCCTATTTCGCTTATTTACCAGCGCCCCTGCGGTGGAGCGTTTTACGCAATCGTCACCGGACCGGCACCGGTCCTTGACACATTGCGGCCATGCTCCGGGTGCGCTCGACGGCTGGCCGGTGGCCGCCGTCCGGGCCACCCACATTGCAACTTGTCCTCGTAACCGAAACCTTCTCTCCCGAAATCAACGGCGTCGCCATGACGCTGGGGCACCTCGTGCACGGCCTCACGCAACGCGGCCACCAAGTCACGATCATCCGCCCGCGCCAGCGTGCCGAAAAGGGCGCTCCCGCCCTGCAGGTCAACGGCGCCGTCACGCAACACCTGCTGCCCGGCCTGCCCATCCCGGGCTATCCCCTGCTCCGCTTCGGCCTGCCCGCCGGCCGCTGCCTCCGTCGGCTCTGGTGCACCAACCGCCCCGATCTCGTGCACATCGCCACCGAGGGCCCGCTCGGCTGGTCGGCCCTCAACACCGCGCATGTCCTCGGCCTGCCGGTCACGTCGAGCTTTCACACCAACTTCCATCACTACACGCACGATTACCGCTTCAGCTGGCTGTTCACGCTCACGGCGAAGTGGCTGCGTCATTTCCACAACCGCACGCTCCGCACCTTCGCGCCGACCCGCGAGCTGTGCGCCGAGCTCGCGGCCGACGGCTACCACAACCTTCGCGTGCTTTCCCGCGGCGTGGACACCGGCCACTTCACTCCCGCCCGGCGCGACGCGGCCCAACGCGCGGCTTGGGGCGCCCCCGGCGACGACCCGGTCGTCATCCACACCGGCCGGCTCGCCCGCGAGAAAAATTACGGGCTGATCATCCGCGCCTTCGACGCCATGCGCACCGCCAACCCGCGCTGCCGCTTCGTGGTCGTCGGCGACGGCCCGTTGCGCGCCGGGCTGGCGGCCAAGCTGCCTTACGTCCGCTTCACCGGCTTCGTCGACCGCACCACCCTCGCCGCCCACTACGCCACGGGTGACATCTACCTGCACGCCAGCGTGACCGAGACCTACGGCAATGTCGCCGCCGAGGCGCTGGCCAGCGGCCTCGCCTTCGCCGGTTACGACTACGCCGCCGCCCACGAGCTCGTGCGCCCGGAAGAAAACGGACTGCTGGTGCCGCTCGACGACGAGGCGGCGTTCATCGCCGCCGCCGTCCGCCTCGCCACCGACCCGGTGCTCGTCGCGCGCCTGCGCACCCGGGCCCCCGCCGCCGTGGCGGCCCGCTCCTGGGACAACGTCGTCACCCAGTTTGCCGCCGACCTCGCCGAGGCGGCCGACAAATCCCTTCCCCGTGCCTGTCATCCTGGACGAAGTGAAGGATCCAGCAGCATGACCGCCCCGGCTGTCATCCTGGATTCTTCGCTGCGCTCAGAATGACAAACCCGCTTCCACCATGAGCAAACTCCACGTCCGCACCGTCATCCTGTCCGACATCCACCTCGGCACGCCGCACAGCAAGGCCGAGGAAGTCACGCACTTCCTCAAGCACGTCCGCTGCGACCGGCTCATCCTCAACGGCGACATCATCGATGGCTGGCGCCTGCGCCGCGGCGACCCGTGGACCAAGGCCCACACCAGGTTCGTCCGCCGCGTGCTGACCATGATCCAGAAGCGCGACACCGAGGTCGTCTACCTCCGCGGCAACCACGACGACTTCATCGGCCGCCTCCTCCCGATGCAGTTCGAGCACCTCAGCCTGGTCGAAGACCACATCCTCGAGACCTCCCGCGGCCGCTATTTGGTGCTGCACGGCGACGTGTTCGACGGCGTCGTGAAGAACATGGTGGTCCTCGCCCACCTCGGCGACCTCGGCTACAATCTGCTGCTCCGCCTCAATCGCGCCTACAACTGGTTCCGCCGCCTCCGGGGCAAGGAATATTTCTCGCTCAGCCAGGCCATCAAGGCCCGCGTCAAGCAGGCCGTCAGCTTCATCGGCAAGTTCGAGGACCAGGTCGCCGCCCTCGCCCGCGAGCGCGGCTGCATCGGCGTCATCTGCGGCCACATCCACACGCCGGCCGACAAGATGATCGGCGACATCCACTACCTCAACTCCGGCGACTGGGTCGAATCGCTCACCGCCATCGTGGAGCACCACGACGGCCGCTTCGAGCTCGCGACCTACCGGGAGTTCGCCGCCCGTTTCGGCCCCGAGCCGGCCGCGGCCGACGAGGTGGACGAGCCGATGCAAATGCCCGTCCTCGCGTGAGTGCATTTTTGGAGGCGGGGCCATCAGCCCCGCGAGGCATGGGCCACGTTGCCTACAACCCGCCGGGCTGATGGCCCCGCCTCCCCTGCCTTATCCGCATGAATAAAGTCCTGATTCTCACCGCCGGCTACGGCGAGGGCCACAACAGCGCGGCGCGCGCCCTGCAGGCCGCGTTCAATGAGCGGCCGGGCCTCGACGCCGAGCTGGTCGACCTGTTCGCCCTGCGCGCCCCCCGGCTCAACCACGTCTCCCGCCGCGGCTATCTCCGGCTGATCAACACCGCCCCGAAGCTCTGGAGCCGGCTCTATCGCTGGCTCGACGAGTCGCCGCGCGCGCCGTGGATGTTCCGCACACTCGCCAGCCACCGCCGTCTGCTCGGCCGGATCATCGCCGAGAAGGAACCCGTCGCGCTCGTCTCCACCTACCCGGTCTACGCGTGGCTGCTTAACCAGCTGCGCCGCGAGGGGCACATGTTCTGCCCGCACTACACGGTCGTCACCGACGCGCTGACCATCAATTCCCTCTGGTATCGGTCCGGCTCGGCCGGGTGGTTTGTGACCGACCCGGATTCCGCCGCCTTCCTGACCGCCCGCGGCGTGCCGTCGGCCCGGGTCCACGTCAGCGGCTTTCCCGTCGCGCTCGCCTTTGCCGACCGGCCGGCGCATCTCGCGCCGCCCGAACCGACCAACCCCGCCCATCCCCGCCGCGTCCTGTTCATGATCAACACCGGCCGCACCCGCGCTCTGGCCGTCGCCCGGGCCCTTCTGCAGAATCCGTCCTGGCAGCTGACCATCACGGCCGGACGCGATGAAGGTCTGCGCCGTGAACTGATTGCCCTGGCCGCCGGCGCACCGGCCAAGGCCGACATCCTCGGCTGGACCGACCGCATCCCGGAGCTGCTGATGACGCACCACGTCGCCATCAGCAAGGCCGGCGGCGCCACCACGCAGGAATCCATCAACGCGCTCTGCCCGCTGATCGTGAGCCAGATCGTGCCCGGGCAGGAGGAGGGCAACTATGAGCTCATCCGCCGGAATGACGCCGGGGCGCTCGCCGAGACGCCGGAGGCGATTGTCGCCACGCTTGAGCGCCTCTTCGCCGACGACGCGAGACTCTGGCGCCACTGGCGCACCAACCTGCGCCGCCTGGCCCAGCCCGCCGCCGCCCGCACCGTTGCCGACATCGTGCTGGCCGGGCCCGCGGTCGCGAACACGGAGCCTCATACCGTCAGTCTGGCCGGCTGAGGGCGGGGAGTCCGGCGGCGCGAACCGGCTCCGGCGCAGGCCGATTTGCCGGGGCTCGGCGGCACATGAAATTCGCCGCAATTCGCCTTGCCCCACCGATTGAAACATCGTCCATTGCAGGCCAGCGTGAATCTTCCTCCCGGCCAATACACCCTGCCCGAATCAGAGCTGTTCGCCCAGCTCGGCAGCTCCGCCAACGGACTCACTTCCGAGCAGGCCGCGGCCGTTTTAAGCAAGGTCGGCCCCAATGCCGTCGCCGCCGGCGGGCGCCATTCCATGCTGCGCGATCTCTTGGATCGGTGCCGTAACCCGCTCGTCATCCAACTCCTGGTCATCGCGATCGTCTCCTATTTCATGGACGACATCAGTTCGACGGTCGTCGTCGGCGCGATGGTGTTCCTGAGCGTATTCCTCTCCTACGTTCAGGAGGCGCGTTCGTCGCGCGCGGTGGAAAAACTCCAAAAACTCGTCACCACCAACGTGCACGCGTTGCGCGACGGCAAGGAGACGGCCGTGCCGCTGGAGCAGATCGTGCCGGGCGATGTCGTGATCCTCGCCGCGGGCAGCCTGATCCCCGCCGATCTGCGTGTGCTCTCGGCCAAGGACTTCTTCCTTACCCAATCGGCCCTCACCGGCGAGTCGATGCCGGTGGAGAAGACGGCCGACACCAATCAGACCGCCGGCAAGGCGGCGTTTGAATTCACCAACGCCTGCCTGATGGGCAGCAACGTCCTGAGCGGATCGGCGCGCGCCATCGTGCTCGCCACCGGTCCGAAGACCTATTTCGGCTCCCTGGCGGAAAAGCTCCTGGGGAAGCGCGAACCCACGAGCTTCGACAAAGGCGTGAAGGACTTCACGTGGCTGATGATCCGCTTCATGATCGTGATGGTCTCCGTCACGTTTGTCATCGTCGGGCTGACCAAGGGCAACTGGTCGGAAGCGCTGCTGTTCGCGCTGTCCGTCGCGGTCGGCCTGACCCCGGAGATGCTGCCCATGATCATCACGGTCTGCCTTTCCAAGGGCGCCCTGCGCATGGCCCGCAAGAAGGTCATCGTGAAGCATCTTCACGCGATCCAGAATTTCGGCGCGATGGACGTGCTGTGCACGGACAAGACCGGCACCCTTACGCAGGACCACGTCGTCCTGGAGCGCTATGTGGATGTGACGAACCGGTCCAGCGAGGACGTGTTGCGTTACGCCTACATGAACAGTTTCTACCAGACGGGCCTGCGCAACCTCCTCGACCGCGCCATCCTCGCCCATTCCGACCTCGACGTGGAACGCGACTGCCGGAAGGTCGATGAGATACCCTTCGACTTCAAGCGGCGGCGCATGTCGGTCGTCATCGATCACGAGGACCGCCACGTGCTGATCTGCAAGGGTGCCGTCGAGGAGATCGCCGCCGCCTGCGAGCACTACCAGGTCGACGAGGACATCAATCCCCTCGTGCGGCTCATCCGCGACGATCTGCTGGACGAATACCGTCACCTCAGCGCCGACGGTTATCGCGTCCTCGCCATCGCCTACCGGGAGTTTGACCGCACGAAGCAGACCTTCACCGTCGCCGACGAATCCGAGCTGATCCTGCTCGGTTACGTCGCGTTTTTCGACCCGGCCAAGGACACCTCCGCTCGCGCCATCGAGGCGCTCACCCGCTCCGGCGTCACCGTGAAGATCCTCACCGGCGACAACGAACTGGTCACGAAAAAGGTCTGTCACGACGTCGCCATGCCGATCACCCGGGTGGTCACCGGCCCGCAGCTCGCCGCGCTCGACGAGGAAGCCTTCGGCCGCGAAGTGGACGAGGCCAACGTCCTCGCGCGCCTGACCCCCGACCAGAAGGAAAAGGTCATCAAGACGCTCCGCGCGCGGGGCCACGTCGTCGGCTTCATGGGGGACGGCATCAACGACGTGCTCGCCATGAAGGCAGCCGATGTCGGCATCTCCGTCGATACCGCGGTGGACGTGGCGAAGGAATCCGCCGACATCATCCTGCTGGAAAAGAGCCTGCTCGTCCTCGAGGACGGCATTCTTGAAGGCCGGCAGGTCTTCGGCAACATCATCAAATACATCAAGATGGGGGCGAGTTCCAACTTCGGCAATATGTTCAGCGTGGTCGGCGGCGCCTACTTCCTGCCCTTCCTTCCGATGGCGCCGATCCAGGTGCTCGTGAACAACCTGCTCTACGATTTCTCCCAGGTTGGCATCCCCCTCGACCATGTGGACCCCGAATACCTGAACAAGCCGCGCCGCTGGAACATCAAAAGCATCCAGAACTTCATGGTCTTCATCGGCCCGATCAGCTCCATCTTCGATTACGCAACGTTCTTCCTGATGCTGTATTTCTTCGGCTGCGCGGCGTTCAGCACGGCCGGCGCAACGGAAGCCGACAAGGCGCATTGGGAAGCCCTGTTCCACACGGGCTGGTTCGTCGAGTCGCTGCTGACCCAGACGCTCATCGTCCACATCATCCGCACGCAGCGCATCCCCTTCATCCAGAGCCGGGCGAGCCGGCCGATGATGTTCACGACTTTCCTCATCATGGGCATCGGCCTCTGGCTGCCGTTCTCCCCCTTCGCGCACTTCCTCGGCTTCACCCCGCTGCCGGGCGTGTTTTTCCTCTGGCTCGCGGCGTTTCTTGTCGCCTACAGCGTGCTCACGCACATCGTCAAAATGTGGTTCGTGCGTCGATTTGGCATGGATTAATTTATGCGTAGTGTCCTCACCGCCCTGCAGGAAGGCCGGCTCTTCGAGCTGCCCGATACCGGAAAACCGCGCTCGCTGACGTTTCTCGCGCGCATTCTCGATGCCAACCCCAACATCGAGGTCGGCACCGATGCCATCGAGGAGATCCAGGTCCGGGAACAGGAATGCAACACCGGCATCGGCCTGGGCGTCGCCGTGCCCCACGTGCGCGCACGGCGCGACGAGGGCGAGCTCTTCTGCGCCATCGGCTGGTCGGCCCAGGGCATCGATTACGGCGCCCAGGACGGCGCGCTCGTCCACCTCGTGTTCATGTATTACATTCCGGGCGCGCAGAAGAATGTCTATCTGAAGGAAATCTCGACCCTGATCAAGGCCGTCCGCAAGAGCGGCGGCATGGAGCCCATCGCGCACGCGCCCGATCTTAACGCGGTGCGCAACCTGCTCCTCGACTGGGTCAGCATGGTCGCCGGCGAGGCCGGCCCCGAGGCGGTGGCCCGTATGATCAAGCTGGACCTGAAGCAGGCGCAGGCGCCTTCCGGTCAGCCCGTATCACCCCCGGCGGTCGCGACGCCCGCACCGGCGGCTCCGGCACCGGTCGTTCCGCTGCCGCCCGCGGCGCAGGTCGCCACTTTCAGCGTGCTGATCGCTCCGCCGGCCACGGCCTTCGTGCTGGCGCACGACGCGGCCTGGAGTACCGCGATGGAAAAAGAGGGCAATCTCGGTCCGCGCCTCGCGGCGGGCACGCCGTTTACCGTCGCCGGGCGCCAGATTTTCGTCACCGGCGCGTCC
Proteins encoded in this region:
- a CDS encoding glycosyltransferase family 1 protein; the protein is MQLVLVTETFSPEINGVAMTLGHLVHGLTQRGHQVTIIRPRQRAEKGAPALQVNGAVTQHLLPGLPIPGYPLLRFGLPAGRCLRRLWCTNRPDLVHIATEGPLGWSALNTAHVLGLPVTSSFHTNFHHYTHDYRFSWLFTLTAKWLRHFHNRTLRTFAPTRELCAELAADGYHNLRVLSRGVDTGHFTPARRDAAQRAAWGAPGDDPVVIHTGRLAREKNYGLIIRAFDAMRTANPRCRFVVVGDGPLRAGLAAKLPYVRFTGFVDRTTLAAHYATGDIYLHASVTETYGNVAAEALASGLAFAGYDYAAAHELVRPEENGLLVPLDDEAAFIAAAVRLATDPVLVARLRTRAPAAVAARSWDNVVTQFAADLAEAADKSLPRACHPGRSEGSSSMTAPAVILDSSLRSE
- a CDS encoding UDP-2,3-diacylglucosamine diphosphatase, translated to MSKLHVRTVILSDIHLGTPHSKAEEVTHFLKHVRCDRLILNGDIIDGWRLRRGDPWTKAHTRFVRRVLTMIQKRDTEVVYLRGNHDDFIGRLLPMQFEHLSLVEDHILETSRGRYLVLHGDVFDGVVKNMVVLAHLGDLGYNLLLRLNRAYNWFRRLRGKEYFSLSQAIKARVKQAVSFIGKFEDQVAALARERGCIGVICGHIHTPADKMIGDIHYLNSGDWVESLTAIVEHHDGRFELATYREFAARFGPEPAAADEVDEPMQMPVLA
- the mgtA gene encoding magnesium-translocating P-type ATPase, translated to MNLPPGQYTLPESELFAQLGSSANGLTSEQAAAVLSKVGPNAVAAGGRHSMLRDLLDRCRNPLVIQLLVIAIVSYFMDDISSTVVVGAMVFLSVFLSYVQEARSSRAVEKLQKLVTTNVHALRDGKETAVPLEQIVPGDVVILAAGSLIPADLRVLSAKDFFLTQSALTGESMPVEKTADTNQTAGKAAFEFTNACLMGSNVLSGSARAIVLATGPKTYFGSLAEKLLGKREPTSFDKGVKDFTWLMIRFMIVMVSVTFVIVGLTKGNWSEALLFALSVAVGLTPEMLPMIITVCLSKGALRMARKKVIVKHLHAIQNFGAMDVLCTDKTGTLTQDHVVLERYVDVTNRSSEDVLRYAYMNSFYQTGLRNLLDRAILAHSDLDVERDCRKVDEIPFDFKRRRMSVVIDHEDRHVLICKGAVEEIAAACEHYQVDEDINPLVRLIRDDLLDEYRHLSADGYRVLAIAYREFDRTKQTFTVADESELILLGYVAFFDPAKDTSARAIEALTRSGVTVKILTGDNELVTKKVCHDVAMPITRVVTGPQLAALDEEAFGREVDEANVLARLTPDQKEKVIKTLRARGHVVGFMGDGINDVLAMKAADVGISVDTAVDVAKESADIILLEKSLLVLEDGILEGRQVFGNIIKYIKMGASSNFGNMFSVVGGAYFLPFLPMAPIQVLVNNLLYDFSQVGIPLDHVDPEYLNKPRRWNIKSIQNFMVFIGPISSIFDYATFFLMLYFFGCAAFSTAGATEADKAHWEALFHTGWFVESLLTQTLIVHIIRTQRIPFIQSRASRPMMFTTFLIMGIGLWLPFSPFAHFLGFTPLPGVFFLWLAAFLVAYSVLTHIVKMWFVRRFGMD
- a CDS encoding PTS sugar transporter subunit IIA, which encodes MRSVLTALQEGRLFELPDTGKPRSLTFLARILDANPNIEVGTDAIEEIQVREQECNTGIGLGVAVPHVRARRDEGELFCAIGWSAQGIDYGAQDGALVHLVFMYYIPGAQKNVYLKEISTLIKAVRKSGGMEPIAHAPDLNAVRNLLLDWVSMVAGEAGPEAVARMIKLDLKQAQAPSGQPVSPPAVATPAPAAPAPVVPLPPAAQVATFSVLIAPPATAFVLAHDAAWSTAMEKEGNLGPRLAAGTPFTVAGRQIFVTGASRYEGDRTLYYCVAVVTAV